The following proteins are co-located in the Larus michahellis chromosome 9, bLarMic1.1, whole genome shotgun sequence genome:
- the LOXL1 gene encoding lysyl oxidase homolog 1, whose translation MERRGTWGLWAALGCGLCLLAGGQEQAGGGQPWRQLIQWENNGRVYSLLNTGAEYVPAGQERPGGNRLLLAGAVTGGTGSVRRQAPALPPRPGSETVRGQTRHPFGFGQVPENWREGPVGDSTASQRVRPAGRSRQPSSSASSSSFAYASVGQPAYPQFPFAPQYEPYEAPRAYDETFTYYRSTGTGGAAVASAAAGASVVYPFQPRARYEDYGEEQNPYRAQGYYPAAERPYVPAAPQPVDGLDRRYSHSLYHDAGGSPEQGGLDSYPNQQPAGHGIASADNLQAPAGTGYGGQYPPYEPQPPFRALEPYGVPRSESYLPARSPEMPQAVPDNQARVSVGSVYRPSHGGRGLPDLVPDPNYVQASTYVQRAHLYSLRCAAEEKCLASTAYTPETTDYDVRVLLRFPQRVKNQGTADFLPSRPRHSWEWHSCHQHYHSMDEFSHYDLLDATTGRKVAEGHKASFCLEDTTCDFGNLKRYACTAHTQGLSPGCYDTYNADIDCQWIDITDVQPGNYVLKVQVNPKYIVLESDFTNNVVRCNIHYTGRYVSTTNCKISQS comes from the exons ATGGAGCGGCGGGgaacctgggggctgtgggcagcgctgggctgcgggctctgcctgctggccggcgggcaggagcaggcaggcgGCGGGCAGCCCTGGAGGCAGCTGATCCAGTGGGAGAACAACGGCCGCGTTTACAGCTTGCTTAATACCGGCGCCGAGTACGTCCCGGCGGGGCAAGAGAGACCCGGAGGCAACCGGTTGTTGTTGGCGGGAGCGGTGACCGGAGGAACGGGCAGCGTCCGGCGACAGGCACCGGCCCTCCCGCCGCGGCCGGGTTCCGAGACGGTGCGGGGACAAACGCGGCATCCCTTCGGTTTCGGGCAGGTGCCCGAAAATTGGCGTGAAGGACCGGTGGGCGATAGTACGGCGTCGCAACGGGTACGGCCCGCCGGCCGCTCCCGCCAACCTTCCTCCTCCGCCTCATCCTCATCCTTCGCCTACGCCTCCGTCGGGCAGCCGGCGTACCCCCAGTTCCCTTTCGCCCCCCAATACGAGCCCTACGAGGCACCCCGGGCGTACGACGAGACGTTCACCTATTACCGTAGCACCGGCACCGGCGGGGCAGCCGTGGCTTCGGCAGCAGCGGGCGCCAGCGTGGTGTACCCCTTCCAACCCCGGGCACGCTACGAGGACTATGGGGAGGAGCAGAACCCCTATAGAGCCCAGGGTTACTACCCGGCGGCCGAACGCCCCTACGTGCCCGCCGCCCCTCAACCGGTTGATGGGCTGGACCGCCGGTATTCCCATAGCTTGTATCACGATGCCGGGGGTTCACCGGAGCAAGGCGGCCTGGACTCCTACCCCAACCAGCAACCCGCCGGCCACGGTATCGCATCAGCCGATAACCTTCAAGCTCCTGCCGGGACGGGGTATGGGGGCCAGTACCCACCCTATGAGCCACAGCCACCTTTTCGGGCGCTGGAGCCTTACGGGGTTCCTCGCTCCGAGTCCTACCTGCCCGCCAGGAGCCCCGAAATGCCGCAAGCTGTCCCTGATAACCAAGCCCGGGTCAGCGTGGGCAGTGTCTACAGGCCCAGCCACGGCGGACGGG GTCTCCCCGACTTGGTGCCAGACCCCAACTATGTGCAAGCGTCCACCTACGTGCAGCGAGCTCACCTGTACTCGCTGCGCTGCGCCGCCGAGGAGAAGTGTCTGGCCAG caCTGCCTACACCCCCGAAACCACCGACTACGACGTGCGGGTGCTGCTGCGGTTTCCCCAGCGGGTGAAGAACCAGGGCACGGCCGACTTTCTGCCCAGCCGGCCCCGGCACAGCTGGGAGTGGCACAGCTGCCACCA gcactaCCACAGCATGGACGAGTTCAGCCACTACGACCTGCTGGATGCCACCACGGGGAGGAAGGTGGCCGAGGGCCACAAGGCCAGCTTCTGCCTGGAGGACACCACCTGTGATTTCGGCAACCTGAAGCGTTACGCCTGCACGGCCCATACCCAG ggCTTGAGCCCGGGCTGCTACGACACCTACAACGCCGACATCGACTGCCAGTGGATCGATATCACAGACGTGCAGCCGGGGAATTACGTCTTAAAG GTTCAAGTGAACCCCAAATACATCGTCCTGGAGTCGGACTTCACCAACAACGTGGTGAGGTGCAACATCCATTACACCGGGCGCTACGTGTCCACGACAAACTGCAAGATTTCCCA ATCTTGA
- the LOC141748410 gene encoding zona pellucida sperm-binding protein 3-like isoform X2, with amino-acid sequence MGPESGFILALLCWAVGEVAAYPPWDFSWGARAEPHAWSWVEDPQSRAISGQRPVVVQCQEAQLVVTVHRDLFGTGRLVNVADLTLGPAACKHSSMNPAHNTVTFTAGLHECGSIVQITPDSLIYRTLLNYDPSPASNPVIIRSNPAVIPIECHYPRRENVSSSAIRPTWAPFSSTLSAEERLVFSLRLMNEDWTAERPFTGFQLGDVLNIQAEVATESHVPLRLFVDSCVAALSPSTDSSPHYAIIDFNGCLVDGRSDDTSSAFITPRPREDMLRFRIDVFRFAGDTRNLIYITCHLKVTPADQAPDPLNKACSFNKARNTWAPVEGTRDICSCCEMGNCESSAFSRRLNPLDRWPSRRFRRHDANGKEAEADVVIGPVLLSRDAGTVGEQQEGGGATAVASVGMGLMYVAVGVGLAGAMLAVGVGYRRCTRASA; translated from the exons ATGGGACCGGAAAGCGGCTTTATCCTCGCTCTTCTCTGTTGGGCGGTGGGCGAGGTGGCTGCCTACCCACCCTGGGATTTCTCCTGGGGGGCACGGGCAGAACCCCACGCCTGGTCCTGGGTGGAGGACCCCCAGTCTCGAGCCATCTCGGGCCAGCGGCCAGTGGTGGTGCAGTGCCAGGAGGCTCAGCTCGTGGTGACGGTGCATAGGGACCTCTTCGGCACCGGCCGCTTGGTCAACGTAGCTGACCTGACGCTGGGGCCGGCGGCGTGCAAACATTCCTCGATGAACCCTGCCCACAACACCGTCACCTTCACCGCCGGGCTCCACGAGTGCGGCAGCATCGTGCAG ATCACACCGGACTCCCTCATTTACCGCACGCTCCTCAACTACGACCCCAGCCCCGCCAGCAACCCCGTCATCATCCGCAGCAACCCTGCCGTTATCCCCATCGAGTGCCACTACCCCAG GAGGGAGAACGTGAGCAGCAGCGCCATCCGACCCACCTGGGCTCCCTTCAGCTCCACGCTCTCGGCGGAGGAGAGGCTGGTGTTCTCCTTGCGCCTCATGAACG AGGACTGGACTGCCGAGAGACCTTTCACTGGTTTCCAACTGGGTGACGTCCTCAACATCCAAGCAGAGGTGGCCACCGAGAGCCACGTGCCGCTGCGGTTGTTTGTGGACAGTTGTGTGGCCGCCCTGAGCCCCAGCACCGACTCCTCACCCCACTACGCCATCATTGACTTCAACGG GTGCCTGGTTGATGGGAGGTCAGATGACACCAGCTCTGCCTTCATCACCCCTCGGCCCCGGGAGGACATGCTGCGCTTCAGGATCGACGTCTTCAGGTTTGCAGGGGACACTAGGAACCTG aTCTACATCACCTGCCACCTAAAGGTGACCCCAGCGGACCAAGCCCCGGACCCCCTGAACAAGGCTTGTTCCTTCAACAAAGCCAGAAACAC CTGGGCACCCGTGGAAGGCACCCGGGACATCTGCAGCTGCTGCGAGATGGGCAACTGCGAGTCCTCCGCATTCTCCCGGAGGCTCAACCCCCTGGACCGATGGCCCAGCCGCCGCTTCCGCCGCCATGATGCCAACG ggaAAGAGGCTGAAGCCGACGTAGTCATCGGCCCCGTGCTCCTCTCAAGGGATGCAGGCActgtgggagagcagcaggagggag GTGGGGCGACGGCGGTGGCCAGCGTGGGGATGGGGCTGATGTACGTGGCGGTTGGTGTGGGGCTGGCCGGGGCTATGCTGGCCGTCGGCGTGGGGTACAGGAGGTGCACCCGTGCCTCGGCGTGA
- the LOC141748410 gene encoding zona pellucida sperm-binding protein 3-like isoform X1, translated as MGPESGFILALLCWAVGEVAAYPPWDFSWGARAEPHAWSWVEDPQSRAISGQRPVVVQCQEAQLVVTVHRDLFGTGRLVNVADLTLGPAACKHSSMNPAHNTVTFTAGLHECGSIVQITPDSLIYRTLLNYDPSPASNPVIIRSNPAVIPIECHYPRRENVSSSAIRPTWAPFSSTLSAEERLVFSLRLMNEDWTAERPFTGFQLGDVLNIQAEVATESHVPLRLFVDSCVAALSPSTDSSPHYAIIDFNGCLVDGRSDDTSSAFITPRPREDMLRFRIDVFRFAGDTRNLIYITCHLKVTPADQAPDPLNKACSFNKARNTWAPVEGTRDICSCCEMGNCESSAFSRRLNPLDRWPSRRFRRHDANGKEAEADVVIGPVLLSRDAGTVGEQQEGGQGGATAVASVGMGLMYVAVGVGLAGAMLAVGVGYRRCTRASA; from the exons ATGGGACCGGAAAGCGGCTTTATCCTCGCTCTTCTCTGTTGGGCGGTGGGCGAGGTGGCTGCCTACCCACCCTGGGATTTCTCCTGGGGGGCACGGGCAGAACCCCACGCCTGGTCCTGGGTGGAGGACCCCCAGTCTCGAGCCATCTCGGGCCAGCGGCCAGTGGTGGTGCAGTGCCAGGAGGCTCAGCTCGTGGTGACGGTGCATAGGGACCTCTTCGGCACCGGCCGCTTGGTCAACGTAGCTGACCTGACGCTGGGGCCGGCGGCGTGCAAACATTCCTCGATGAACCCTGCCCACAACACCGTCACCTTCACCGCCGGGCTCCACGAGTGCGGCAGCATCGTGCAG ATCACACCGGACTCCCTCATTTACCGCACGCTCCTCAACTACGACCCCAGCCCCGCCAGCAACCCCGTCATCATCCGCAGCAACCCTGCCGTTATCCCCATCGAGTGCCACTACCCCAG GAGGGAGAACGTGAGCAGCAGCGCCATCCGACCCACCTGGGCTCCCTTCAGCTCCACGCTCTCGGCGGAGGAGAGGCTGGTGTTCTCCTTGCGCCTCATGAACG AGGACTGGACTGCCGAGAGACCTTTCACTGGTTTCCAACTGGGTGACGTCCTCAACATCCAAGCAGAGGTGGCCACCGAGAGCCACGTGCCGCTGCGGTTGTTTGTGGACAGTTGTGTGGCCGCCCTGAGCCCCAGCACCGACTCCTCACCCCACTACGCCATCATTGACTTCAACGG GTGCCTGGTTGATGGGAGGTCAGATGACACCAGCTCTGCCTTCATCACCCCTCGGCCCCGGGAGGACATGCTGCGCTTCAGGATCGACGTCTTCAGGTTTGCAGGGGACACTAGGAACCTG aTCTACATCACCTGCCACCTAAAGGTGACCCCAGCGGACCAAGCCCCGGACCCCCTGAACAAGGCTTGTTCCTTCAACAAAGCCAGAAACAC CTGGGCACCCGTGGAAGGCACCCGGGACATCTGCAGCTGCTGCGAGATGGGCAACTGCGAGTCCTCCGCATTCTCCCGGAGGCTCAACCCCCTGGACCGATGGCCCAGCCGCCGCTTCCGCCGCCATGATGCCAACG ggaAAGAGGCTGAAGCCGACGTAGTCATCGGCCCCGTGCTCCTCTCAAGGGATGCAGGCActgtgggagagcagcaggagggaggtcaGG GTGGGGCGACGGCGGTGGCCAGCGTGGGGATGGGGCTGATGTACGTGGCGGTTGGTGTGGGGCTGGCCGGGGCTATGCTGGCCGTCGGCGTGGGGTACAGGAGGTGCACCCGTGCCTCGGCGTGA
- the LOC141749070 gene encoding LOW QUALITY PROTEIN: zona pellucida sperm-binding protein 3-like (The sequence of the model RefSeq protein was modified relative to this genomic sequence to represent the inferred CDS: inserted 2 bases in 1 codon), protein MDVSQLQAAAPLRSVAMQRQEAQVVIMVHRDLFGTGHLVKLAALTLGLAACLPAIWIAAETMVTFMAGLHERGSTLRVTPDAQVYNTSLNYNPVLTGNAVVVCTSPAVVPMECHYPRRDNVXVKPIWVPFRSTLSFEEELPSYYDWSSERVSTILQLGEALHFQAGVNTENHAPLRTTTWPPKPQFELFSPIYITCHLKVSLADQAPDPLNKACSFNKASNLQVAGTAACPKVKNLGLSSEIAQPLQIKCPNQRLSLRLSKGIPKDGAGFGV, encoded by the exons atggatgtctcccagctccaggctgctgccccTCTGCGCTCTGTGGCCATGCAGCGCCAGGAGGCGCAGGTGGTGATCATGGTGCACAGGGACCTCTTTGGTACAGGACACCTGGTCAAGCTTGCGGCCCTGACCCTGGGCCTGGCTGCCTGCTTGCCTGCAATCTGGATTGCTGCTGAGACCATGGTGACCTTCATGGCTGGACTGCATGAGCGTGGCAGCACCCTCAGG GTGACCCCTGATGCTCAAGTCTACAACACGAGCTTAAATTACAACCCAGTTCTTACTGGCAATGCTGTCGTGGTCtgcaccagccctgctgtggtTCCTATGGAGTGCCACTACCCAAG GAGGGACAACGT AGTCAAGCCTATATGGGTGCCTTTCCGTTCCACCCTGTCCTTTGAGGAGGAGCTGCCCTCCTACT ATGACTGGAGTTCTGAGAGAGTCTCCACCATACTTCAACTGGGAGAGGCCCTCCACTTCCAAGCTGGTGTCAACACAGAGAACCATGCACCTCTGAGGACAACTACGTGGCCACCCAAACCCCAGTTTGAGCTCTTCTCCCCA ATCTATATCACCTGCCACCTGAAGGTCTCCCTGGCTGACCAAGCTCCTGACCCTCTGAACAAGGCTTGCTCCTTCAACAAAGCCAGCAACCTGCAAGTAGCTGGAACAGCAGCTTGCCCAAAGGTGAAGAACTTGGGTCTCTCATCTG aAATAGCTCAGCCGCTCCAGATTAAATGTCCAAACCAGAGGCTGTCCCTAAGGCTTTCCAAGGGCATCCCAAAAGATGGAGCAGGATTTGGGGTATGA